From Rutidosis leptorrhynchoides isolate AG116_Rl617_1_P2 chromosome 3, CSIRO_AGI_Rlap_v1, whole genome shotgun sequence, a single genomic window includes:
- the LOC139902382 gene encoding uncharacterized protein — translation MRLASWNTRGLGNKSRGNMVGALVYRFQIQFLATHETMVKRVSQPTLNSIWKHHMFEAVQCESNGRSGGLLSIWRTDYFTLIQSWVRKYWIATILRYIPNNTFVLIINVYAPQHENKKKIVWSQLTDIARNWSGPLFILGDFNSVCSPDERLRETIDHNCITSFNNFILDANLFDQHLTNDDFTWEGPLGKFSRIDRILVNLKGVQLWPHAILITANPESSDHKPIIWGNKLVSRGPKSFRFNNSWLSPFSD, via the coding sequence ATGAGGCTCGCCTCGTGGAACACCCGTGGTCTCGGCAATAAATCACGAGGCAACATGGTGGGTGCTTTGGTTTATCGTTTTCAAATACAATTTTTGGCAACACATGAAACAATGGTTAAGCGTGTATCACAACCGACACTCAATTCCATTTGGAAACATCACATGTTCGAAGCAGTCCAATGCGAGTCAAATGGTAGGTCAGGAGGATTGTTGTCCATTTGGAGAACAGATTATTTCACTTTGATCCAATCTTGGGTCCGAAAGTATTGGATTGCAACCATACTGAGGTACATTCCAAACAATACATTTGTGTTAATTATAAATGTCTATGCTCCCCAACACGAGAACAAGAAGAAGATTGTTTGGTCACAATTGACCGATATTGCTCGAAATTGGTCGGGCCCGTTGTTTATCTTAGGTGATTTCAATTCGGTGTGTTCACCGGATGAAAGACTAAGAGAGACAATTGACCATAATTGTATTACCTCCTTCAACAATTTTATTCTAGATGCCAATTTGTTTGATCAACATTTAACAAACGATGATTTTACATGGGAAGGTCCCTTAGGCAAATTCTCTAGAATTGATAGAATATTGGTAAATCTTAAGGGTGTGCAATTGTGGCCTCATGCTATTCTAATTACTGCCAATCCGGAATCCTCTGATCATAAACCTATTATTTGGGGTAATAAGTTGGTTTCTAGGGGCccgaaatctttccgttttaacaactcATGGCTATCG